From the Primulina tabacum isolate GXHZ01 chromosome 3, ASM2559414v2, whole genome shotgun sequence genome, one window contains:
- the LOC142540203 gene encoding dolichyl-diphosphooligosaccharide--protein glycosyltransferase subunit 4A, with product MIDDQDLGFIANFLGIFIFALVIAYHYVLADPKYEGN from the coding sequence ATGATTGATGATCAGGATCTGGGGTTTATTGCCAACTTTCTTGGTATCTTCATATTTGCCCTGGTGATTGCCTATCACTACGTGTTGGCAGATCCTAAGTATGAGGGCAACTGA
- the LOC142540204 gene encoding uncharacterized protein LOC142540204: MGDALLTVLSMENHHPLTLLSMDYSASSSHDELDLEMNRQVILTRPPDINLPLSAERSPPPQSWNTEHCDILDVGLGSQLYETESFLSVPKIGRKCAKRIDSIWGAWFFFSFYFKPVLNEKSKVKIIRDRNGVSGFDKSDLQLDVFMVQHDMENMYMWVFKERPENALGKMQLRSFMNGHSRQGERPFPFGVDKGFARSHRMQRKHYRGLSNPQCVHGIEVVPSPNLGALDEVDRKRWMELMGRDLNFTIPPEASDFGSWRNMPNTEFELERPPAPIKANNNSQSNSKKLLNGSVLNLSTQPLNQCHEDANGTSPISKRKKEFFSQGNGDDCYLSVSAHSDRISDLEVHSNEPHWLNEFSGVLRNVCGPVTAAKTIYEDEDGYLIIISLPFVDLQRVKVSWRNTITHGIIKVSCTSTSGTSFIKRHNRTFKLTDISAEHCPTGEFVREIRLSTRIPEDANIEAYYDGPGTVLEILVPKPHGVPEEHEVRVCLRPHHGVNDLMLT, translated from the coding sequence ATGGGAGATGCTCTtctaactgttctttcaatGGAGAACCACCACCCTTTAACCCTCTTATCAATGGATTATAGTGCCTCGTCCTCACATGATGAATTAGACCTTGAGATGAATCGCCAAGTCATTTTAACACGTCCACCTGATATTAACTTACCTCTTTCTGCCGAAAGGAGCCCCCCTCCTCAGTCTTGGAACACCGAGCACTGTGACATTCTTGATGTTGGACTCGGTTCCCAGTTGTACGAAACAGAGAGTTTCCTAAGTGTCCCCAAGATTGGGAGGAAATGTGCCAAAAGGATTGATAGCATCTGGGGTGCCTGGTTCTTTTTCAGCTTTTACTTTAAACCGGTGTTGAATGAGAAATCAAAGGTGAAAATAATTCGTGATCGTAATGGAGTTTCTGGGTTCGATAAGTCTGACCTCCAGCTCGATGTTTTCATGGTTCAACATGATATGGAGAATATGTACATGTGGGTGTTCAAAGAAAGGCCTGAGAACGCTCTAGGTAAGATGCAGCTTCGCAGTTTTATGAATGGCCATTCTCGTCAAGGCGAGCGTCCTTTTCCATTTGGTGTTGATAAAGGTTTCGCTCGGTCACATAGGATGCAGCGAAAGCATTACAGGGGACTATCGAACCCTCAGTGTGTTCATGGCATCGAGGTCGTTCCATCCCCCAATCTAGGGGCTCTTGATGAAGTTGATCGCAAAAGATGGATGGAACTTATGGGGCGGGATCTGAACTTTACTATTCCACCAGAAGCTAGTGATTTCGGGTCATGGAGAAATATGCCAAACACAGAGTTTGAACTCGAGAGGCCACCTGCTCCTATAAAGGCCAACAATAATTCACAGTCTAACTCAAAGAAATTGCTCAACGGATCCGTGCTAAATCTGTCAACTCAGCCACTCAACCAATGCCACGAGGATGCAAATGGCACATCTCCCATCAGCAAACGGAAAAAGGAGTTCTTCTCACAAGGGAACGGTGATGATTGTTACTTATCCGTGAGTGCTCATTCTGATCGAATCTCCGATTTGGAAGTTCACTCAAACGAGCCACACTGGTTAAATGAATTCAGTGGGGTGCTTAGAAACGTCTGTGGTCCCGTTACAGCTGCCAAAACCATATACGAGGATGAAGATGGTTACCTAATCATAATTAGCTTGCCCTTTGTCGATCTTCAGAGAGTAAAAGTTTCTTGGAGAAACACAATAACACATGGGATAATCAAGGTGTCATGTACGAGTACATCCGGCACATCGTTCATCAAGAGACACAACAGGACATTCAAGCTCACTGATATATCCGCAGAACACTGCCCTACTGGAGAATTTGTTCGAGAAATCCGACTTTCAACCCGTATCCCAGAAGATGCTAACATAGAAGCATACTACGATGGACCAGGAacagtactcgaaattttgGTGCCAAAACCTCATGGGGTTCCCGAAGAACATGAAGTTCGTGTGTGTCTTCGTCCTCACCATGGTGTCAATGATCTTATGTTGACTTGA
- the LOC142540205 gene encoding dof zinc finger protein DOF5.1-like, translating to MVFSSIPTYLDPANWQQQQNHQIIIGSSSTNPLLPPQPEPPAPPHGGSGSGTIRPGSMAERARMANIPMPETSLKCPRCESVNTKFCYFNNYSLSQPRHFCKTCRRYWTRGGALRSVPVGGGCRRNKRSKSVNSKSPASENRQTTTSSGGSISSNNGQENHILGLTPQLPPLRFMSPLSQLTDNFNDTMGLNYSGISAPSVLVTGEMNFQLGSGLFGSGGGNGGIGGGVASLLSSSGGGIIEPWRLQQMQQFPYLGGVLDPNSPGVYQFHSGETGLALGETSQSVRPKLSSSMLSQMASVKIEEHPELNLSRQLMGGIPRNDQWNAASSWSDISGFSSFSTSNPL from the exons ATGGTTTTTTCTTCTATTCCAACCTACCTCGATCCAGCCAACTGGCAGCAG CAACAGAATCatcaaataattattggaaGCAGCAGCACAAACCCTTTACTCCCGCCACAGCCTGAACCACCGGCGCCACCACATGGAGGCAGTGGATCTGGGACGATCCGCCCTGGCTCGATGGCTGAACGGGCACGGATGGCCAACATACCGATGCCTGAAACCTCCTTGAAATGCCCTCGTTGCGAGTCAGTAAACACAAAGTTTTGTTACTTCAACAACTACAGTCTATCTCAGCCACGTCACTTTTGCAAGACGTGTCGAAGGTACTGGACTAGAGGCGGCGCGTTGAGAAGTGTTCCGGTGGGTGGAGGCTGCCGGAGGAACAAAAGAAGCAAATCTGTGAACTCGAAATCTCCAGCGAGTGAAAATAGGCAAACCACCACAAGCTCCGGCGGTTCTATTTCCTCCAACAACGGCCAGGAAAATCATATATTAGGCCTCACGCCTCAACTTCCACCGCTACGCTTTATGTCTCCTCTAAGTCAGCTTACCGATAACTTTAATGACACTATGGGACTGAACTACAGCGGAATTTCTGCTCCTTCTGTACTTGTAACAGGTGAAATGAACTTCCAGTTGGGAAGTGGCTTGTTCGGCAGTGGGGGTGGAAATGGTGGCATTGGTGGTGGGGTGGCTTCGCTTTTGTCCAGCAGTGGCGGCGGCATTATTGAGCCATGGAGGTTGCAACAGATGCAGCAATTCCCTTACTTGGGTGGTGTTCTGGACCCAAACTCACCGGGGGTTTACCAGTTCCACAGCGGTGAAACCGGGTTAGCTTTGGGCGAGACGAGCCAATCTGTGAGGCCAAAACTTTCGAGCTCGATGCTAAGTCAGATGGCATCTGTTAAAATTGAAGAACATCCGGAGCTAAATTTGTCGAGACAGTTAATGGGAGGGATTCCAAGAAATGATCAATGGAATGCAGCTTCTTCTTGGAGTGATATTTCTGGTTTCAGCTCTTTTTCGACGAGCAATCCCCTCTAG